Sequence from the bacterium genome:
CTGGCCGATGTCGTAGGCCAGCTCAAGCTTGAGCGTTCCCTTGGTGCCGACCAGCGTGAACTCGGAGACGTCGGCCGCGCCGAAGCTCGACACGAAGGTGGCGAGCCGCTCGCCCGGGAAACGCAGCACCGCCCCGCTCATCTCGTCGACCTCGCGGAAGCGCTCCTCGCCGTTATTGGCGCGGATGGCGGCCGCTTCCATCGGCTCGGCGCCGAATAAATTCCGGGCCGCGTTGATGCAGTAAATGCCGATGTCGTAGAGGGTGCCGCCGCCGAGCCCCTTGTTCAGGCGGATATTGCCGGCTTTGACCTGCATGGTGAAGAGCGAGCTGAAGATTCGCGGATCCCCGAGCCGCCGGCTCCTGGCGGCGGCGATCGCTTTGAGATTGGCTTTCTCGAGGTGCAGCCGGTAAGCGACCATCAGCTTGACCCGGCTCCGCTCGCAGGCCGCGATCATCTTCTCGCAGTCGGCGACGCTGACCGCCATCGGCTTCTCGCAGAGGACGTGGATCCCGGCCTCGGCTGCCCGCACCGTGTACTCGCGGTGCATGCTGTTGGGCAGGGCGATGTAGACCGCGTCGATCTCGCCTGAGGCCAGGCAATCCTGGTATTGCTCATAGCTGTATAAGTTGGGCACCCGGTACTTCTTGCCGAGCTGCTTGAGCTTGGCCGGATCGTCCGATACCAGGGCCGTCAAGGCCGAGCTCTTCGCGGCATGGGCGAAAGCCGGAAGGACCGCCGATTGCGAGATGTAGCCCAAGCCGACGACGGCGTAGCGGATTTGCTTCCTTCGTCTCATCGTGTTTTCCTCAAGCCGCGATTTCCTTGGTCTCGGTGATGTCCGATGCCCCGGCGTCGGCGAAGATCTTCCGGGCCTTTTCGACCTCATCGCCGCTCTGGGCGTGAACCGAGATGAGGATCTCGCCTTCTTTCAGCTTGGTCTCGTATTTCTTGGCTTCGAGCTCGGTGACGCCCAAGCCGACCAATGATCCGATCAGTCCGCCGGCCGCGGCTCCAACCGCCGCGCCGCTAAGGGCGGCCAGGATGGGCCCGGCGGCGATGAAGGGGCCGATGCCGGGAATGGCCAGGCTGCCGATTCCGACCAGCCAACCGAGCACACCGCCGATCACCCCGCCGGTGCCACCGCCGGCGGCGGCGCCTTCCGGAGCCTTGGAATGTTTCTCGAGCACCAGGTTTTTCACCTTGCCGCGCTCGGGAAAGAGCGCCGAGACTTGGTTGTTGGAAAAGCCCGCCGCCTGAAGCCGCGCGATCACGGTTTCAGCGTGGGCGTCATCGGGAACGCTGCAAAAGACGACTTTAGACATGGGACCTCCTCATTGGGTCTTCACTTCAATCAGGTTGTTGACATTGCCGTTGCCGGCCAGGGCCAAGGCGCGGGCGACGATTTGGTCCCGCTCCTGAGCGGTGTTGACCGGTCCCCGCAAGGTCACCACTCCGTCGATGGTGATGATCTTGATGTTTTTAGCCGTCATCGAAAGCCCCGCCTCCGTCATGACGGATTGCCGGATTTTACGGGTCAGCTCCCGGTCTTCGAGTTTGTTGGACTGATTCTCCGGGGTCAGCGGACCGCCTTGGGTGTCGCGGGCGTTGATCGCCGAATTGTCGGGAGCCGGGCCGGCCTTAATGGTCGAACCTTCCGCCCAGGCCGTGCTCGCGGCGAAGCTCGCCAGCAGAGCCAGCAACATTGTCCTTTTCATTTTTGCTTCCTTTCTTCGGGCCCCAATGGACGGCCGAGAGATTTCGCTCGGCCGGACCGTTGAGGACTCGGCCGTAAGGGTCGAAACGCGATCCGTGAGCCGGACAATCCCAGGTCTTCTCGGCTGAATTCCAGCTCACCACCGCGCCGAGATGGGGACAGGCGGCCGAGCAGGAAAAGAATTTGCCGGCCGGATCGCGGTAAACCGCGATCTTGCTCAAGCCCCGGCGGCAGATCGCGCCTTCGCCGGGCCGAATCTCGGAGACCGAATCGACCTCGCCGCCGCGCAACCAGTCGGTATACTGCAGGGCGACGTTGAGGTTCTCCTGCAGGAAGCGCCCCAGGGAGCGCAGCGATTTGCGGGCCGGATCGTAGAGCTTGAGCCAGGGATGGGCGCGGCCCACGATCAGCGAGGACAGCAGAATGCCGGCGATGGTCCCATGGGTCATGCCCATCCCGGAATCGCCGGTGACGATGTAGACGTTTTCCTCGCCGGTCGGATCGGGGCCGATGAAGGCGACGCCGTCGACCGGCTCGATCACCTGGCCGGACCAGCGAAACTCGACCGGGCCCATTTCCGGGAAGCGCCGCCGGCTCCACTCCTCCAAAACCCGGTAACGATCCTCGGGATCCTCGGCCTGACCCGTTTTATGGTCCTCGCCGCCGACAAGGATGAGCTCGACCCCGGGCTTGTCGGGGTGAGACTGACGCCGGACATAATGGTAGGGGTCGGCGGTGTCCCAATAAAGGGCCCGCGGCAAAGCGGCCGGCGGAATCGGCGCGGCGATGGCGTAAGTCCGGTAGGCGGCCTGCTTGGTGTGGACGGCGACCCAATCGTTGAAGGGAGTGTTGGTCGCCACGATGATCGCGCCGGCCGAAACCGTAACGCCGTCGCGGGTGACCGCCAAGGCCGGGCGGCCGCCCTTGACGTCGCTGACGTGGGTTCTAACGAAAAAACGAACCCCGTCGGCCGAAAGACGTTCCACCAGACCCTGAAGATACTTGGTCGGATTGAATTGAGCCTGGTTGGAGAAACGCAAAGCCGGGCCGGTATCGAAGCCGGCCCACGGAGCCCGCGAAACCAGCTCGACCGCGGTCAAGCCGGCGCGTTGGGCCGCTTCGCATTCCTGACGTAAACTCTTGGGATCGCCGCCGGGTGGATTGAAAAGATAGCCGTCGACCCGCATGAATTCGCAGCCGATGTTTTCCTCGTGAACGATATGCTCAATCGCGTCGATGGCTTGGCTATGGCTTTCGGCGGCCAATCGGGCGCCCTGGACGCCATGCAAGCGCTCGAGCTCGACGTAACGGTCGTCGATGGCGCTGGTCAGATGGGCGGTGGTCCTACCGGTCTCGCCGCCGGCGATCTCGCCGTCGTCCAAGACGACCACCGAGCGACCTCGGCGGTGGAGTTGATAGGCGCAGCTGATTCCGGCGATCCCGGCGCCGATGACGCAGACATCGGCGCTGATGTCACGGCTCAGCCGCTCAAAGCGGCCTTTGACCGGCTGCCAGGGTGAATTGCTGATTCCCGAATCGGCTCGCATAGACTTCCATTCCCTTTCTTCCCGTGGAAAACAGGAGAGGGACGGAGGGCCAAATGGCGGCCCTCCGCCCTTGTAGGCAAGCTTAAAACCTCTCCTTGTCCTGCCACTCGCGCAGCTGGCGCTCGGCCTCCTCCTTGGCTACTCCGTATTTCTGCTGGAGGGCGCCGACCAATCGATCCTTGCTTCCGGCGATGGATTCCAGCTCGTCGTCGGTGAGCCGGCCCCATTTCTCGCGGATCTTGCCTTTGAACTGTTTCCAGTTTCCTTCGATTTGATCCCAATTCATGATGGCCTCCTAGCGGCGACTCTCTTCTTCTTTTTGCTCTTGTTGCTGCTCCTTAAAGCGGGAGCCTTCCTCTTGCTGCTCTTGGCGTTGCTGCCGGTCCTTTTCCTGCTGCTGTTGCTGACCGGGTTGGCCTTGATTGCGCTGCTGTTCTTGCTGCTTTTGCTGGTTCTGCTGTTGTTGGGGATTGTATTTTTCCTGTGCCATAATGGCCTCCTATCGATGGGTTAATTTGATTTAAACCGGCGGTGGACCGCGGAAGCGCGGAATGATGAGCGAAAGCACAAAGAGAATCAGAAATATGAAGAATAATATTTTAGCGATCGACGCCGCTCCGGCCGCGATGCCGGTGAAGCCGAAAACCGCCGCGACGATGGCGATGATGAAGAAAACAATAGACCAGGATAACATAAGTCCTCCATGGCTGAGATTTGCAACCACAATAGAATGGAGGCCTTTCCCGGACAATCGGGGCATCCCTGGTTTTACTTTGGGGGATTGCCCATGAGGATTGTTCAGCGATCTCGGGATATTAAGGCTAGGTGTCGGAGTGGAACCATTTCACGGCGTATTGGATCAGCTCGTTGGCGGTTTTGAGGTTCAGCTTTTCCTTGATCTTGGCATAGTGCGATTCGATGGTCTTGACGCTGACGTGGAGCTCCTCGGCGATTTGGCGGGTGCCGCGGCCTTGGCCGACCAATTGCATCACCTCAAGCTCGCGGTCGCTGAAATTCTCTAAGGGCGAATCGGTCGAGGGCTGACCCGAGACGAATTTCTGGATCAGGGCCTCGCCCATCCGGTCGCTGACGTAAAGCTCGCCTTTGAGGATCTTGCGGATGGCTCCGATCACTTGCTCGGTCGCTTCCTGCTTCATAAGATAGCCCCGGGCTCCGGCTCGGAGCACCCGCTCGACGTAGAGACCTTCGTCGTGCATCGAGATGATGAGGATCGGCAGCTTGGGGCTCTCCGCCAACATCGCCTTGGTGAGGTCGATGCCGTTGCCGCCTTTCAACGAGACGTCGACGATGGCGAAATCGGGCTGGTGCTGGCGAAGGGCGTCCATGGCTTCCGAGAAATCGCCGGCTTCGGCGACCATCTCCAAGTCTTCCTCGGAATTGATCAATTGAGCAAAGCCCTGGCGGACGATCGGATGATCGTCGACCACCAGGATTCGAGTCTTCTTCTTGGAATTCGAGAATTTGCTCGACATGTCACCTCACTGAGCCTTGACGAAGCTCTCCGGCGGCATCGGAACCTCACAGCTGAAAACCGTGCCCTCGGCCCGAGTCTCGAAGCGGAGCTCGCCGTCCATCATGCGAGCCCGGTATTTCATGATATGCAGGCCGATGCCGGCGCTAAAGTTAAAGTCTTGGCTGATGCCGATGCCGTCGTCAATCAATTGCAATAATAGCCGATTCTCGCGCTCGAGCAGGCTTAATTTCATGCGCTTGGCCTTGCCGTGATGGATCGCGTTGTTGATCGCCTCTTGGGCGATGCGGTAAAGGTGAGTGGCAATCATGTTGTCGCCCACCAAGATGGGGACCGGGCAGTCGAATTCGCAAGTCACCCCGAAAAGCTGCTCAATCCTGGCGGTGAGGCTCTTCAGGCTCAGCATCAGGGAATTGGCTTCCAGCTCCACCGGAAAGAGTCCCCGGGCCAGATCGCGGGCCTCGCCGACCGATTGGTTGATCAGCTCGATCACGTTCTTGAGCTCGTCGACCTCCCCCACCTTTTGTTTTTCCAACTTCTGGACTGAAGCCTTGGCCAGCATCATGGTCCCGGCCAGACTTTGACACAAGCCATCATGAAGCTGGGCCGAGAAGCGCATTTGCTCCTTTTGGACGATCTCGAGGGCCTCGCGCTCCACATTCTGCCGCTCCCGGATTTCGGCCTGCAAGCTTTGATTGGCCCGGGCCAGCTCGGCGGTCCGCAGCTCGACCCTTTTCTCCAGCAGAGTGTTGGCGGCTTCGAGCTCGGCCTCGGCCTGCTTCCGCTCGGTGATGTCGATGCCCAAGCCGATCATCTGATCGGGCTCGCGATCCTCGTCGTAGAAGATCTGGCCCCGGGCGTTGATCCAATGAACGCTGCCGTCGGGCCAAACGCTCCGGAACTCGAGGTAGTAATCGCTGCGCTCGAGCATCGCCCGCTCGAAGGTTCTCCACACCATTTCGCGGTCGTCGGGATGGACGCAGGCGATGAAATCCTTGAGGTTGCCGCCGAAAACCTCTTCCTTCTTTCCATGGAAGAATTCCAAGTTTTCCGAAGTGATCAGCCGGTTCGACTTCAGATCCCAGGACCAATAACCCATCCGCGCCGACTGCATGGCCAAGCTGAGGTGCTGCTGGCTGAGACGAAGCTCCTCTTCGGCCCGCTTTCTTTCGATGAATTGGCCGATCTCGCTGCCGATCACCTCGAACATCTCGAGCTTGCGGTCGTCCGACGCTTGACGGGCGGTGCTGTAGAACTCGAAGATTCCCAACAGCTCTTCGCCGAAATGAACCGGGAAGGCCACCGCCGACTTCAGACCTTCGGCGAGAGCCTCGCTTTTTCGCGAGCAGTCCTCGGCCGCCAAATCTTCGAACCATAGCGAGCGTCCCGACATCCATGCCCGGCCCGGAAGCCCCTCCCCGATCCCGAGATGGGTCTTGAGGGTCGTCTGGATGAAGTCGGGGAAGCGGCCGGGATCTCTCGCCCAAACCTCGCTGGATTGGAGGGAGCGGCCATCGGGGATTTCCCAGAAAACGCCGAGGTCCCAGCCGAGGCCTTCGCAAATCGTCGCCAAAATTCTCGGAATCGCGGCTGAGAGCAGCGGATCGCTCGACAAGAGCTGAGTGACCGCATACTCGGTGGCCTGCCGGCGCTCCCGGAGCTTGCGGTCCTCGAGGTCGCGGCGCAACCGTTGTTCGCTCTCCTTCAGCGCTTCCTCGGCCGCGCTTCGATCCCTTTCCTCCACCGCCAATGCCAGCATGTCGGCCAACGACGCCGCGAAGGCCTGCTCTTCCAAGGTCCAGACTCGGGGCTCGGCGGTCGCCTCGTTGCAAAGCACCCCGATGGTTCGGCCATGGTGCCGGATCGGGGCATCGAGCATCGAGACGATGCCGGCCGGCTTGAGATAGGTTTCGTCGAACTCCTGGGTTCGGGGATCCTCGGCGGCGTTATCGGCGGCGATGGTGCGGTACCTTTCCAGACTTTCGAAGTAAACCGGATATTTGGCGACATCGAGATCGGAAATCTGACGATGCAGTCCGCTTGGGCGCTCGAACAAATCCAGGCAATGCAGCTTGGCCCGGTCGGAACCGAAGAACCAAATCGAGCTGCGGCCGACCTCGAGGCCGCCGGCGGCGGCTTCGGCGATCTCCCGCACCCTTCCTTTGAAATCGGCGAATTGCTGTTTCTTGGCGAGGCTGATCAGGATTTCATTGTGCCGGCGGAGAAAGGATTCCCGTTCCTTCAAAGTCTGGCGAGTCTCGGTGATGTCCATCGCCGAACCGACGTAACCGATGAATTTTCCATGGGAATCGAATCGCGGCGTGCCGCTGCTGACCATCCAGCGATAGACGCCGTCGTGGCGCTTCCAGCGGTACTCCTTGCGAAAGCTCCGCCGCTCGGCGAAGGCGTCGCCGAAGATCTTCCGGGTTGTGGCCAAATCGAGGGGATGGACGCCCTCTTCCCAGCCGCGGCCCAGCTCCTCCTCGGCTTTCCGGCCGCGGAAATTCAGCCAAGGCTGGTTGACGTAATTGCGGGCCCCGTGCTCGTCGGTGGTCCAGATCATGACCGGAGCCTGGTCGGCGATCTTGCGGAATCGCTCTTCGCTTTCCATCAAATCCTGCTCGGCCCGCTTGCGCGAGCTGATGTCGTAGAAGTGAACGCTGGCCCCGGTCTCGAGAGCCGGCGCGATGTGAACCTCGAGCCAGAGGTCATTCTGCGGATCGTAAAACTCGAACTCGATCGCTTGGCCGCGCTTTTGAGCCTCGGCGAGCTTGGCTTCGAAAGCGGTGCCCCTCCAGCCGGGGAAGGCTTCCCAGAGCGGTTTGCCGACGAATCGCCGGTAATCTCCGTGCAGATACTTTTCGCAATCTTTGTTGATATGCAGGAAATTCTCCTTCGGATCCAAGCTGAAGAAGCAACCCTGGACGCTCTCCAAAATCGACCGAATCCGCTTTTGCGACCCGATCAGCTCGCGGGCGGTGAGGTTGTGGCGGATCAAGGACCGATGGAGGTTCTCGATCAGCAGGCAAATCAAGGTCGCATTGAAGAGGAACAGGCCCAGTCGCACCAAGTCGGTGCTGCGGTGGATATCGAAGCGGCCGGCGATCGGGGCGTAATAAATCGAAATTAAAACCGCGGCGGCCATCGTCAAGAGTCCCGGCCACAATCCGCCGTACCAAGCCGAGATCATGACCGCGACGTAGAAGAAGGCGAAAGGTGAAAATTGGTCTCCCCAGTAATGCTCCAGCCCGAGCCGTGCGAGCATGGCGAAACCAACCGCCAGGAGCGCGACGAAATAACGGAGCCAGGCTACCCTGCCGGTCAAGGGGATTCGGAAAACCGAAGTACTGAGTAAGCTGGACATATCTGGCTGGGATCGTAACACGCCAAAAAATGAGAAAGGACGGAATTTTCCGTCCTTTCTCTTCGGACAAGCTCACGGAACGGATCCCCATGGGATTCCGAGAGCTCGCCTTCGTTGGGCCCGAATATAGAGAAAGGGCTGGAAGCTCGGAATCGGGCCTTCCCTGGTTTTTCATTAGGGGATTCCCCTCCAATTCTCCTGAAAATTGCATTGCCGTTTGGCTCGGAGGGTCTACAATATGGGCTGTTTTTAAGGGGATGCCATGCTGCAGATTCCGGAACGTGCCAGCGACGCTTCGCCGACGACCTTGACGTCCGGATCGCTGCAACGAAATCTCTTGATCTATTACGCCGTCGGGGCCTCAATCTTCCTGATCGCTGTCGCCGCCCTCCGACTTTCGCCTCTGCCGGAAGCCGCCCAAGGAACCACTTTCCCTTCGATGGACAAGTATGTTCAAGGAACCTTCATCGCCCTCCCGGTCTTCTTCATTGCCGCCGCTCTGCTGACCCTGCTTCATATCGGTCACAATCGAGTCTTGCTGATTTGGGACGCACTCTTTTCCTCCTTGGTCCTCTTGGCATTGAGCTTCGTCCTGCTCGCGCTTCAGCCGGGAAGGACCCTGATCTATCCTTTTTTATTCCTGCTCCTGCTCCATGCCGCCCTGGTTCCGCGCCAAATTTGGGTCCAAGCTTGTTTAAGCGTGGTGGCGATCTGCGCGTTTCTGGCCGGACGGGTGGCGTCCTTGGCCTTTCTTTCCGAGAACCAACAGGCTTACTTGGGGGTTGGGGATGGAGGTTATTGGCGAAACCTGGCCTTGGGCGCTCTGTTTTTGGGGGTCAGCGCCGGTCTGCTGCTTTATATCGTCCGAAGCCTGGAGCGGGGCCGGCGGGCCCTTTGTGAAGAGCGGCGTTTCGGGAACTATATCATCGAGGATTATCTCGGGACCGGCGGCATGGGCAAGGTTTACCGCGCCCGCCACATCTCGATGCTTCGCCCCACCGCCCTGAAGATCATGGAGCCCAAGAACGAGGACCTGACCCGAGCCATCCTTCGATTCGAGCGGGAAGTGAAGCTCTCGGCGACGCTTTGTCACCCCAACACCATCACCATCTATGACTTCGGGCGCTGCGACGATTTGACCTACTATTACGCGATGGAGCTACTCTCCGGCTTGGACCTCCAGCGGATGATCGAGCGGTTCGGACCGCTGACCGCCTCGCGGTCGGTCCATATCTTGAAACAGGTCTGCGGCTCGCTTTCCGAGGCCCACCGCAAAGGCATCGTCCACCGCGACATCAAGCCCTCGAACATCTTCCTCAGCGTCTCGGGCGGCGTCTTCGATTTCGTCAAGGTCCTGGATTTCGGCTTGGCCAAGGAGATCGCGCAGGACCCCAAGGGCCTGACCTCGACCGATGCCTTCCTCGGCACCCCGAGCTATGTCGCGCCCGAGATGATCCTCGATCGGGAGAAAGTCGACGGACGGACCGACATCTATATGTTGGGCTGCGTGGCCTATTGGATGCTGACCGGTCATCCGCCCTTCGAGGGCCGCAGCAACGCCCAGGTTCTGGTCGAGCACGTCAACGACCTCCCGAAGTGGCCCAGCGACCGCGCCGAGCAGGAGATCCCGGCGGATTTGGAGCGAATCGTGATGCGCTGCCTGGAGAAGGAGATGGCCGAGCGCTATCGGGACACCGAGGAGCTTTGCCTGGCCTTGGAGACCATCGAGCCGCAGATCCCCT
This genomic interval carries:
- a CDS encoding CsbD family protein; translated protein: MNWDQIEGNWKQFKGKIREKWGRLTDDELESIAGSKDRLVGALQQKYGVAKEEAERQLREWQDKERF
- a CDS encoding response regulator transcription factor; the protein is MSSKFSNSKKKTRILVVDDHPIVRQGFAQLINSEEDLEMVAEAGDFSEAMDALRQHQPDFAIVDVSLKGGNGIDLTKAMLAESPKLPILIISMHDEGLYVERVLRAGARGYLMKQEATEQVIGAIRKILKGELYVSDRMGEALIQKFVSGQPSTDSPLENFSDRELEVMQLVGQGRGTRQIAEELHVSVKTIESHYAKIKEKLNLKTANELIQYAVKWFHSDT
- a CDS encoding DUF1328 family protein is translated as MLSWSIVFFIIAIVAAVFGFTGIAAGAASIAKILFFIFLILFVLSLIIPRFRGPPPV
- a CDS encoding Gfo/Idh/MocA family oxidoreductase, which translates into the protein MRRRKQIRYAVVGLGYISQSAVLPAFAHAAKSSALTALVSDDPAKLKQLGKKYRVPNLYSYEQYQDCLASGEIDAVYIALPNSMHREYTVRAAEAGIHVLCEKPMAVSVADCEKMIAACERSRVKLMVAYRLHLEKANLKAIAAARSRRLGDPRIFSSLFTMQVKAGNIRLNKGLGGGTLYDIGIYCINAARNLFGAEPMEAAAIRANNGEERFREVDEMSGAVLRFPGERLATFVSSFGAADVSEFTLVGTKGTLKLELAYDIGQPKVQTMTVGKRRSKVRYAKSDQFAPELLHFSDCILSNRQPEPSGQEGLADVRVIEALLLSAETAKSISLRPLDKRSRPTLDQEIKRPPVVKRKLVHAEAPTP
- a CDS encoding BON domain-containing protein, whose product is MKRTMLLALLASFAASTAWAEGSTIKAGPAPDNSAINARDTQGGPLTPENQSNKLEDRELTRKIRQSVMTEAGLSMTAKNIKIITIDGVVTLRGPVNTAQERDQIVARALALAGNGNVNNLIEVKTQ
- a CDS encoding FAD-dependent oxidoreductase, giving the protein MRADSGISNSPWQPVKGRFERLSRDISADVCVIGAGIAGISCAYQLHRRGRSVVVLDDGEIAGGETGRTTAHLTSAIDDRYVELERLHGVQGARLAAESHSQAIDAIEHIVHEENIGCEFMRVDGYLFNPPGGDPKSLRQECEAAQRAGLTAVELVSRAPWAGFDTGPALRFSNQAQFNPTKYLQGLVERLSADGVRFFVRTHVSDVKGGRPALAVTRDGVTVSAGAIIVATNTPFNDWVAVHTKQAAYRTYAIAAPIPPAALPRALYWDTADPYHYVRRQSHPDKPGVELILVGGEDHKTGQAEDPEDRYRVLEEWSRRRFPEMGPVEFRWSGQVIEPVDGVAFIGPDPTGEENVYIVTGDSGMGMTHGTIAGILLSSLIVGRAHPWLKLYDPARKSLRSLGRFLQENLNVALQYTDWLRGGEVDSVSEIRPGEGAICRRGLSKIAVYRDPAGKFFSCSAACPHLGAVVSWNSAEKTWDCPAHGSRFDPYGRVLNGPAERNLSAVHWGPKKGSKNEKDNVAGSAGELRREHGLGGRFDH
- a CDS encoding PAS domain S-box protein is translated as MSSLLSTSVFRIPLTGRVAWLRYFVALLAVGFAMLARLGLEHYWGDQFSPFAFFYVAVMISAWYGGLWPGLLTMAAAVLISIYYAPIAGRFDIHRSTDLVRLGLFLFNATLICLLIENLHRSLIRHNLTARELIGSQKRIRSILESVQGCFFSLDPKENFLHINKDCEKYLHGDYRRFVGKPLWEAFPGWRGTAFEAKLAEAQKRGQAIEFEFYDPQNDLWLEVHIAPALETGASVHFYDISSRKRAEQDLMESEERFRKIADQAPVMIWTTDEHGARNYVNQPWLNFRGRKAEEELGRGWEEGVHPLDLATTRKIFGDAFAERRSFRKEYRWKRHDGVYRWMVSSGTPRFDSHGKFIGYVGSAMDITETRQTLKERESFLRRHNEILISLAKKQQFADFKGRVREIAEAAAGGLEVGRSSIWFFGSDRAKLHCLDLFERPSGLHRQISDLDVAKYPVYFESLERYRTIAADNAAEDPRTQEFDETYLKPAGIVSMLDAPIRHHGRTIGVLCNEATAEPRVWTLEEQAFAASLADMLALAVEERDRSAAEEALKESEQRLRRDLEDRKLRERRQATEYAVTQLLSSDPLLSAAIPRILATICEGLGWDLGVFWEIPDGRSLQSSEVWARDPGRFPDFIQTTLKTHLGIGEGLPGRAWMSGRSLWFEDLAAEDCSRKSEALAEGLKSAVAFPVHFGEELLGIFEFYSTARQASDDRKLEMFEVIGSEIGQFIERKRAEEELRLSQQHLSLAMQSARMGYWSWDLKSNRLITSENLEFFHGKKEEVFGGNLKDFIACVHPDDREMVWRTFERAMLERSDYYLEFRSVWPDGSVHWINARGQIFYDEDREPDQMIGLGIDITERKQAEAELEAANTLLEKRVELRTAELARANQSLQAEIRERQNVEREALEIVQKEQMRFSAQLHDGLCQSLAGTMMLAKASVQKLEKQKVGEVDELKNVIELINQSVGEARDLARGLFPVELEANSLMLSLKSLTARIEQLFGVTCEFDCPVPILVGDNMIATHLYRIAQEAINNAIHHGKAKRMKLSLLERENRLLLQLIDDGIGISQDFNFSAGIGLHIMKYRARMMDGELRFETRAEGTVFSCEVPMPPESFVKAQ
- a CDS encoding serine/threonine-protein kinase yields the protein MLQIPERASDASPTTLTSGSLQRNLLIYYAVGASIFLIAVAALRLSPLPEAAQGTTFPSMDKYVQGTFIALPVFFIAAALLTLLHIGHNRVLLIWDALFSSLVLLALSFVLLALQPGRTLIYPFLFLLLLHAALVPRQIWVQACLSVVAICAFLAGRVASLAFLSENQQAYLGVGDGGYWRNLALGALFLGVSAGLLLYIVRSLERGRRALCEERRFGNYIIEDYLGTGGMGKVYRARHISMLRPTALKIMEPKNEDLTRAILRFEREVKLSATLCHPNTITIYDFGRCDDLTYYYAMELLSGLDLQRMIERFGPLTASRSVHILKQVCGSLSEAHRKGIVHRDIKPSNIFLSVSGGVFDFVKVLDFGLAKEIAQDPKGLTSTDAFLGTPSYVAPEMILDREKVDGRTDIYMLGCVAYWMLTGHPPFEGRSNAQVLVEHVNDLPKWPSDRAEQEIPADLERIVMRCLEKEMAERYRDTEELCLALETIEPQIPWNQGQARDWWNRHLPLGDSDLRQAPPAA